Below is a window of Haloterrigena alkaliphila DNA.
CGTTCATCTTCGCGCAGACGATCCGTCCGACGCTGTTCACCAAGAAGCGGGCCGTCGTCGCCGGACTCGCGGTGCTCTCCGGGACGCTGATGGAGAAGATCCTCTTCGTCGCCGAGGGGCTGCTCCACCCCACATTCGACATCTACGCGGCGACCCCCGGCGAGTACTTCCCGAGCCTCATCGAACTCTCGTCGATCACCGGAACGATCGGGATGGTGACGCTGTTCTTCCTCACGGTCACCAAGGTCTTCCCGGTCGTCGAACTCCACGCCATCGAACACCTCCAGGAGGAGCAGAGCCACGACGATACGGTGACTCACGACGACTGACGACAGGTATCGACGATTCTCACTCGAGCGAGCCCGGCCGGAACGGCCCGGGCCCCGGCGGTCGACCGGCCGCAGCACGTCGGCGAACCGCGTCCCGGTTTCTGCCCCGACGCGCTCGACGGTCCGCGCGTCTCGAGAGGGCGTGCTCACTGGCCGTTCCGTCGTCCGTTTCAAAATTGGCGAGGACGGAGGGGGACTCGAGTGCCATGCGGCCGCGGTCACTCGGAGTAGCCTTCCTGCAGAAACGCGCCCTCCGTCTCGTAGATCGTGAGCAGTTCCTCGAGGAACTCCTCGTAGGATTCGCCCTCCTCGCAGTGGTTGTCGAGTCGATCCTTCATGTCGTCGCTGATCTCGATGGTGTGGGTCATTGGTGCAAGAACGGACCGTCGGTCGTACTCTCGTCGTCCGTGGTCAAATAGTCCGGGGCCGCGCTTGCAGCCATCGTGTCCGGGACTCGCCCGCGGTCGGGCGGCGACCGAAGCCCCGTCCCCGGCAGGCACGGGACGGGCCGACAGTTAACCGGCTCGTCGTGCTATCGGGCGATATGACAGCGACACTGACCGACGACGAGGTCGGCAAGACGGTGGTCGACGCGGAAGGGAAGGAACTCGGCATCGTCGCGAAAGTCGACGGCGGGCGCGCCCACGTCGATCCGAACCCGTCGATCGCGGAGAGCGTGCTCGCCTCGATCGGCGTCGAGGGCGAGGACGAGGAGGACTACGTCGTCACGGAGGACATGCTCGACTGGGTCGGCGACGAGATCCGACTCCGCGGCGAACTCTAGCGCTCGAGAGCCGACCCTCTCCTCCGAGAGCCGATACTCGCCGCCGAGAGCCGACCCTCCTCGAGACGCATCGAATTCGTCCGAGCGGACGCGGCACAATTACTATGTGTTCGCCGCCGGTTATCGTGGCCATGGTTACCACCGAGCACGACGAGTTCCCGGAGGGAGTTCCGCCGGAGCCCGCGTTCCCGCTGGGGCAACGGCCGCTCCACGAGTACGTCGCCCACTACGCCCGCGAGGCGCCGGATCGGGTCGCGATCGACTACTACGGGGCCGAACTCACCTACGGCGACCTCGAGCGCGCGATCGAGTCGTTCGCGACCTGGCTCGACGAGCGGGGATACGGCCACGGAGACACCCTCCTGCTCGCTCTCCAGAACTGCCCGCAGTACGTGATCGCTTACTACGGCGCCCAGCGGCTGAGAATGCGGGTGAGTCCGTGCAGTCCGATGGCGAAGGAACACCGTCTGTCGTACCAGCTCGAGGACGGCGACGCGCGAATCGCCGTCGCGCACGACACCCACGCCGGCCTGCTCGAGAGCGTCCGCGAGGAGACGCCCCTCGAGGAGGTCGTCTACGCCCGATTCGACACCTATCTGCCCGACGAACCGGTGCCCGCGATCCATCCCGACATGGAGGCCGCCCTCGAGACGGAGCGCCGGGCCGAGACGGAGACGGAGCGCTACCTCGACACGATTCTCGCCGAGACGGCCGCGGATCCGCCGGACGTCGAGGTCGCGATGGACGATATCTGCCTGCTGCAGTACACCTCGGGAACCACGGGGCTGCCGAAGGGCTGCAAACACAGCTACGCGAACGTGCTGTTCGCCGCGTCGACCTCGTCGACGCTGATCGAGCAGGACGCGGAGACGCGCCACCTCGCGGTGATGCCGGTCTTCCACGTCGCCGGCAAGCTCAACGCCGTCGACTCGCCGATGATCCAGGGGAGCACGACGATCCTCCTGACGCGCTACGAGGCCGAGGCCTACCTCGAGGCGCTCGAGGCCCACGACCCCACCAACGGCTGGATCACCACCCCGATGGTCCGGGAGGTCCTCCCGCTGCTCGAGGAGGGCGACCGCGAGGTCGACTCGCTCGAGTCGATGCCGGTGACGAGTTTCGGGCAGGCGCTGACCGAGGAACTCTGCGAGCGCTGGGAGGCGGCGACCGGCGCGGAGATGTCCGAGGCGTCCTACGGGCTGACCGAGACCCACACTCGAGACACGTTCACCGACGAACTCGGGATCGTCGAGGAGGGGTTCGTCGGGAAACCGGTCTACGAGACCGACATCGTGATCAGAGACTGGGAGAGCCACGAGGAGGTACCCCGCGGCGAGACGGGCGAGATCAGCGTGAAAACCCCCTCGCTGTTCGAGGGCTACCTGAACAAACCCGAGGAGACGGAAGAAGCGATGTACGACGGCTACGTGCTCACGGGCGACATCGGGCGAATGACCGAGGACGGCTGCCTCTACTTCCTCGGCCGGCGCAAGTACATGATCAAGTCCAGCGGCTTCTCCATCGCTCCCGCGGAAGTCGAAACGGTGCTGAAGTCCCATCCCGGCATCGCGAACGCCGCCGTCGGCGGCCGCGACCACGACCGGAAGGGCGAGGAGGTCGTCGCCGCCGTCACCCTCGCAGACGAGTCGCTGACGCCGGACGACGTGCTCGAGTGGGCCGAAGACCAGCTCGCAGCCTACAAGCGGCCGCGGGCGGTCGTCGTGCTTGAGGAACTGCCCGTTACGGACCTCGGGAAACTCGATCGGGAGCGACTCGGCGAGGTCGTCGCGAGC
It encodes the following:
- a CDS encoding DUF7557 family protein, with protein sequence MTHTIEISDDMKDRLDNHCEEGESYEEFLEELLTIYETEGAFLQEGYSE
- a CDS encoding AMP-binding protein, which codes for MVTTEHDEFPEGVPPEPAFPLGQRPLHEYVAHYAREAPDRVAIDYYGAELTYGDLERAIESFATWLDERGYGHGDTLLLALQNCPQYVIAYYGAQRLRMRVSPCSPMAKEHRLSYQLEDGDARIAVAHDTHAGLLESVREETPLEEVVYARFDTYLPDEPVPAIHPDMEAALETERRAETETERYLDTILAETAADPPDVEVAMDDICLLQYTSGTTGLPKGCKHSYANVLFAASTSSTLIEQDAETRHLAVMPVFHVAGKLNAVDSPMIQGSTTILLTRYEAEAYLEALEAHDPTNGWITTPMVREVLPLLEEGDREVDSLESMPVTSFGQALTEELCERWEAATGAEMSEASYGLTETHTRDTFTDELGIVEEGFVGKPVYETDIVIRDWESHEEVPRGETGEISVKTPSLFEGYLNKPEETEEAMYDGYVLTGDIGRMTEDGCLYFLGRRKYMIKSSGFSIAPAEVETVLKSHPGIANAAVGGRDHDRKGEEVVAAVTLADESLTPDDVLEWAEDQLAAYKRPRAVVVLEELPVTDLGKLDRERLGEVVASE